CCAAAAGGTAAAGCTGAATGTTATTACTGCCCTTTAAAAGAGAGACCAGTGTTTGCTTGAAGAAAACACTTTTACCGCCACCTGTCGTTCCAGCAATCAACATGTGCGGCAAAGTTGAAATATCCTGAGTTAAAAAACCTCCTAGTGATTCACCAATTGAAAATGTGTAAGGACTATTTTTACTTTCAGGCATTTCATAGTAGCTGACTTTTTCAGCTAGTGATTTCTTTGTAAGGCTGAACTCTACAAACTTTGGGTTCTTGCAGGGTCTAATATCTTCTACAATTTGCCCAAGAGCGGTCGTGAGGTCGCTAACTTTAGATTGATAGCGATCAATTCCGATGCCTTCAGATTTTAAGAAGACCTTGGTTTTATAATCGTCAACCTCAATAACTCGAATAACTTTTGGAGCCGTTCCGTTGCCTGCTTTTAGCGAAAGAAAGTTAAAATCATTTTGATAAGATTTAATCTTTTTATACTCTCTTGCACCAATCAGAGGAAACGACAAAAACAATGCTCCTAATGAAAATAGGAGAAAGTATTTTACCCACGATAATTTTACAAAAAATTCTATTACTGTATCAGTAAAGGCAAACGGTAGTATCTTATTAAGAATTACCAAAAAATCATAATTGTAGGTTAAAGAGAAAATTATCATTAATGCCAATGTGATATAAAACCATGTCATGGCAGATTTAACTTTTATTTTCTTTATTCCATAATATGAAATATCAAAATAGATCATAAATAATTTTCCCAATGCGTCAAACAGCTTTCCGGCCGCTTCGTTACTTTTATCCTTCTTCATAAGTCTCCTTTTTTCATGTTGAGAGGTGCCATCAGTGAAATAATAAGATCAACTCCGGCATCTATTGTGACGTAGGGTTTTTCTGCTGATAGCTCCTGTGCTTGTCTAGCAGCCTCCATATCAGTTACTTTAGAAACCCCGTGGTAAAGTGCATTTTTCATTGTTGCCTTGGGTGTTACAGCACCACTTTCACCAAGGGCCTTCTTTTCGGTCAAGACCTCTGTCATTCCTGAAACCATACTCAATCCAAGGGTGGTGGCTATTCTGACTCCTGCCGTCCCGTGATAATCACCAAGTATTCCAGAGGAATAATCATCAGGATTGAGGGCCTGAGCGTTAATTTCAACTTCCATGCCTGTTGGCAGAATCGCTTTAGCAAACTGGACAAATACTTTTTTACCATGTCCTGAGTATTTTGCAGTTCCTAGAAGAATAGTGTCGTTTGGCAATTTGCTTCGGCCTTTAAATGAACCACCATAGGGGAGCAAAACTTTAATAAACTGGTTTTGTTCACGGGTATCAATTCTACTAATTAATTTTCCAATGAAGTTTGTCCCTGTAGGGATTGCGTCTTGATAAGTTGCCAAGTCGGAACGAGATATAATTTGTTTTGCCATAAGTTTAATATTTGGCATTCTTTTTATACTTCTCGTTTTAACTTTTGATCTACTTTGATCACCAGCCTTTATGCCGCCGCCAATCTTTTTACTGCCAGTGACTATCTGTTCTGCTTCTTGAAACCTATCCGTATTGATTAGAGATTTATCCACCTTCTTTACAATTGCAGTATTTTCAACCTTACCAAACACTTGAGCCAAGATAATTGCCGTAATTATAAAGAAAATACTAATAAAGCTTATATTCCTCTTGTTTAGAGTGGACTTACCATCAGATTCAATAATAAAGACAGACTTTAAACCTTCTTTTGCTTTTTTAATTATAAGAACTGCCTCGAAATGATTAATCTATTTACATCGTCCTTATTGAAAAATTGCAGGGTAAAACCTTCCTTTTTCTTTAGGTTAAAAAATATGCGCCCCTTTATCCCAAGATTCTTTTCAATCCTTTGGCCAGAAAAAATCAATCTTTGCTCTGGAAGTTTGATCTTCGAGCGAGTAAGAAACAGGTCAACGTCTTTTATGTTGATTGCGTTCTTGCTATTGTTGAAAAGGCTGAAATCAAGAACATAAAAATTGGGCTTGAGTTCCGTTACTTTCTCAAGAGAGCAGTTAAGCTTTGATTTTAGCTTAAGACTCTTATTGAGGGTTTTCGCTGACAGCTTAATTTTCTTAGGCTTACTCATCCTCGGTGATTTCCAAGATACGTTCACAAGATCGTCATAACCGGAGAAATTACCAGCATTTAAAATGAATCCAAAAGTATGGTATTCACCATAAACAAAGAGATTTGTTTTAACTGGCCCTTGAGGCTGTATGGTAATATCGTTTCCAATAAATTCCACATTGAAGTAATTTTGATTTCCAACCACAACCTTTTTGGGTGTTTCCTTAAATCTTAATACTGTTGACTGTCCCAACTTCAAATAGATTGTTCTCATCTCCTTTGAAGAAACTTGTATTGTTCTAATATTTCCTGCTAATGCAATTTCTACAGTAAAGAGCAAACCTAATAATAAGAATAGTTTCATTTATTTTACCTCGTGTTCTATAAGTCCATTGACGTAAAGCCCCAGTGGATTCCACTTGTTGGGTGAGTCCTTTATTATTTGCAATGAAATTTGGGTCACTGATATAAAAGGGACACCCTTTAGTCGAATAATCCTGTCAAATTGAGATACGACCTCTTTATCTGTTATTGACACCTTAATGTTGCCAACATATTGGCGATACTCAGGAGTTGGCTTTGAATCCTTCTTTGTTTTGCTTTTTATTAGATTTAAAAAATCAGCAGTTACAAAGGGGTGGATATTATTCATCATGATATCTTTATCTAGCTTTTCCCATTCGTAATTGGCTTTAATAAAAGCGATTACAAATTTTTCAATCTCATTTTTTCCAATATCGGTACTTTTTCTCGTTGAAGAGTACCTTTCAGTATTTTCACCACTCTTTTCTATGACCACAGGTGGAAGTGTTGCTACATAGGCCAAGATAGAAAGAGTTAAAAGAAGGCATCCAGCTAATGAAAAACATATTACTCTGTAGCTGTGTGTAATCCTATTGAGAGCAAGCCATTGTCCTCTTGCATTTAAATTACTCATCTTTTTTACTCCTATTTTTAAAATCAACTTTGACGACATTTTTTGGAAGCACAGTTGGTTTAGTATTCATTTTTTTTGAGAAATGTTCTCTTGCCCCAGTTAATCCAGATTTCATACCTGTTCCCATGCGATTAAATCCACTCGCAGTTCCCTGCATGGCACCTTTGCCAAGTTTTTTACCTTGTCTTTTAGAAAACTCGGTAACGACTTTTCCGGTTGCTAATGTCGGTGCTGCTGCAAGTGCAGATGCCGCACTAGACATTCCATCATTGATTAATGATTTAGTTGTAAAAGGAATAAAGAGCATTGAAAGACCAATGCAGAGATTTACAAGAATACTTGTAAGAAAATTATCCCAATCACCAACTGCAGGGCTGGTTGCAAGTTTAAGTAGCATTACACCTAAAATCGACCATAGTATTTTCCATGTAACCACATTAATAAGTCCTTTATAAAGATTGGACGTTACAAATGACGTTCTTCCAGAAATATACATAAGAATCATAAGTGGTGAGCAGACATATAGAACTGACCACACAAAATGAACTAGCACATTGGCCACAAATACACCGACATAGGCAATGATATAAGAGAGGAGATTTAAAATAAAAATCACGGCCTCTCTAAACTTTAACCAACTAACTTCTGATTCGTTGTAGTTTTGTTCCAAGTGTTTCATTAAATCACTAAGCTGAGTTAGCCCATTTATTTTGTTTGCCACCCCATCACCAACCATTGCAATTGCATTGATACATTGATCAAATGAAATCAATAGAATAATGGATATGACCACTCTTTTTAAAATAACTGAAACATTCGGATTTCCCTCTGGGAGCTTAAAAAACTCAAATATGATCGTTAAAAGCGTAAAGGGTACGATGAGTATCCAGTACAGCTCTTGCATATTTGTATTTAGCTCCTTACACACCTCGGGTAAGTATTCAAACATCAGAATTTCTGTAGTTTCATACTTCCGTCAAAATTTTTAAGGTTGCTTTTAATATCACTATTAATTTTATTAAAATGACCTACGCTATCTTTTCCTGCCTTATTATTCATAGCTAAGCTCTCACTTTGAAGCTTCAAAATCTGCCCATTGATACGGAGCAATTGATTTAGAGTATGAAGAATTTTAGAGTTTGTTTCAGCAGTCATTCTTGCAGCTCCTTTAGGAGAAGCACGTCTACTTTGTATTGAAATCTTGTTGGCATTTTCCTCCTGATTTTTTGCATACTTTTTGATATTGCTGGCCATTTTTATACTTTCAGCAACACTTTGGTCATGTAGCATTTGTAATGCGGCTTCATCAGATTTTGGAATGGCCCCATAAACCTCTTGAATAGTATTGAAAGCCTTTTGAAAATTATGAAGCTCTGATAAAATTCTCTCGTCCTTTATAGGAAGTGAGTTTAATAGACCCAGTGAATTTTCAAGACCTGAGTTAATAAGTCTTATATATTGATCTCTATTTCTTGCCGTATCCACCATTGATTTTAATTGCTGATAACGTTTGATATTTTCAGCTAATATTTTAACCAAATAGGGGATTTGTGCCCATCCCGCACCACCATCACCCCAAAAGGCATAAGAAGATGGGGCCTGAAGTATCAAGAGTGAGCTTACAATTAGTACTTTTAGTTTTTTTATGCTGCCTCCTTGTCGTTATAGGCAAGTTTTTTAAGAATTTCTATTGTCTTCAACTTTGGAAACTTCTTTTTCATTTCTTCGATTTGGGCCTTGTCGAAACCATCTGTTGTACAGACCCAATAGCTCAAGGGATCAGGTATAAGTCTAAGAACAATTTTTCTTTCATCTTGCATGTAGAGAAATTCAGAATATTCCCCTTTGACCAGTTCAAGGCTTTTAACTACTGCCGTTTCATCCCCCGTGAAATCCATAGTCTTTTGAAAATCTTCCCAATCGATCTTTCTTTGTCTTAAAATGAAGACACTACTTGTATTTGGGAAAACGGCATTTTTAATTTCTTGATTACTCAAAAAATCTTTGTAGTTTTGGCTTATGCACCAGATGCCCCCATTAAACTTTCTAAAGGTTCGATAAGCTTCCATTGTGAAACTCAACCCACTTTTTGTTTCAAAAAGCTTCCATGCTTCATCAATGATAAGAAGATAAGGTTTTGAAGTATCTTTAGCCGCTTCATTTTTAATGAAGTCAGTAAAGAGAAGAAGAAAAACATTTTGGAGATCCGAATAAGTATCAAGTCCTTTCATTTCAATAGTAATCAAATCTTTTGAAAGGGTGACATTACTTTGACCATCAAGCATCCTTCCGTAGGCCGTATTACCTGTCCATGAGTAAAGTATTTCGGCGTACTTATTTATTTCAGGATTACGATGCTTTTCTAAGACTTCTTTATAATCACTGAGAGTCGGCGTTTTCCCATACAACTTATCATAAGTCATAAAAATTGCTTCTTCTAGCAGCGCCTTATCTCTCTTGGGTAGGCCATTTGAATCTTCATCTTTTAGAATTGATTCCAGTGCAGCTAAAATAAGTTTTACCTTTGATGTTGACGGCGTTTTTTCACCATTAAGATCAAACATATTAAGACAAATTTTAGAATCAATATTTAGATCAATGAATTCACCACCAAGAACCTCTAATAATCTTTGAGAGGAAGCACCATTATCAATCCAAACAATTTTAGGAGTTGGGTTTTGTCCATAAAATTGGAGCATCAACTGACAGATCGTAAAACTTTTCCCAGCACCAGACCCACCAAATATTAAACCGTTCCAATTCGGTAGTTCCTTCGCAAAGGGATCAAGGGCAAATAGTGAATAGTCCCGAGAAGGTATTAAGCATACAGGCGTACTGTTGCCTTGCCAGTTTCCATATACTGGGCAAAGATGGCTTGCGTTAGAGCTTTTGACCTTTTTATCTCTAAGTCCTCTACAGATTCCTGGGGCTGAACCAATAAAGGCATCAAGAGAAGGAAAACTCTCAATAAGGCCTTCGCTCTGGTTTAATGCTTTAAATGCTTTCAAAAGGGTATCTGTCTTATTATCTAGCTCCTCAATGCTTTCGTCCCAAATGACTACACTTATATTCATAGAGACAAGTTTTTCCGAACCATCAAGGAGTTCCCTAATTAGCTCTTCGATTTGACCTAATTTGCTTTCAGATTCAAGATCGGACACGTTTTTACTACCAGATGCCATTGAATGGGCAATTCTTCTCTGAAGTTGCAGCCTCTCTAATTCTTTTTTCTGATCTTCAATTTTAATTCCTTGTGATAACCAGAAATGAAATGGAAGTTTCGTGAACTCATGAATCATAGCAGAATAGGTTACCCCTTCTGGAAGAATACCAAGAGTGATCACTCGAAATTTCTTATCCCCAATTTCAATGTATTGCTTTGAATATGAAGCATCAGTTAAAGCAATTTGTTCGCTAAAGTTTGGTGCCAAGTATAAAGATTCATCCCTATACTTAGGTACTCCTAACTTTTCCATGCGATCCAGATTAAAGTATTCAAAACATAAAGTGTGCCATTCTGATGATGCGAGAGTCGTGGGACTCAATGAACAGTGGTTAAGTGCATTCTCAATCTGACGACTTGATCTCAAAAACTTCTTTTTAAATGCATCATATTCAGTTTTTAATATTGGTTCATACTTTTTTAGTGATTCCCAAAACTTTTGCTTTGAATATTTATGCTTGCTACTTCTTACGAAGAGATAGACCTCGCTTTTAAAGTAATTCTGATATTCAATATTACTTTTGAAAAACTCTGTTCTTGCTTCTTGAATATCAAAATACACGCTGGGTGCTGATTTACTCACAGCTCTATGCGCATCAGTTTTTTCT
The window above is part of the Halobacteriovorax sp. HLS genome. Proteins encoded here:
- a CDS encoding FtsK/SpoIIIE domain-containing protein, yielding MKKDKSNEAAGKLFDALGKLFMIYFDISYYGIKKIKVKSAMTWFYITLALMIIFSLTYNYDFLVILNKILPFAFTDTVIEFFVKLSWVKYFLLFSLGALFLSFPLIGAREYKKIKSYQNDFNFLSLKAGNGTAPKVIRVIEVDDYKTKVFLKSEGIGIDRYQSKVSDLTTALGQIVEDIRPCKNPKFVEFSLTKKSLAEKVSYYEMPESKNSPYTFSIGESLGGFLTQDISTLPHMLIAGTTGGGKSVFFKQTLVSLLKGSNNIQLYLLDLKKGVEMRPFEDLPNVKVIKTEKDAVNVLKNLRNEMDRRFDYLEENKLKEISPKRDKMDKIIIGVDEASVLYTKVKSDSAKKKYITEARELTDELSKLSRAAGIHLILATQKVTKETIDTKVQENIGGRMCFQMNTLQGSMTVLGNKMALNLPDIKGRGIWASGNKFTEIQAPFLSEDELETELALLGKEYESKTKTFFGPMVALEKVEGEKKKVITKASENEKEKKNGSSEDKTNG
- a CDS encoding pilus assembly protein N-terminal domain-containing protein — translated: MKLFLLLGLLFTVEIALAGNIRTIQVSSKEMRTIYLKLGQSTVLRFKETPKKVVVGNQNYFNVEFIGNDITIQPQGPVKTNLFVYGEYHTFGFILNAGNFSGYDDLVNVSWKSPRMSKPKKIKLSAKTLNKSLKLKSKLNCSLEKVTELKPNFYVLDFSLFNNSKNAINIKDVDLFLTRSKIKLPEQRLIFSGQRIEKNLGIKGRIFFNLKKKEGFTLQFFNKDDVNRLIISRQFL
- a CDS encoding VirB4 family type IV secretion system protein, producing the protein MSLSLKDKMPYWHFDNEIMVFEDGSLGKGYKLEGFDINCTDSEKINQLSISLEHLLTGIDEGLNLQFFYKVNSNYREKTDAHRAVSKSAPSVYFDIQEARTEFFKSNIEYQNYFKSEVYLFVRSSKHKYSKQKFWESLKKYEPILKTEYDAFKKKFLRSSRQIENALNHCSLSPTTLASSEWHTLCFEYFNLDRMEKLGVPKYRDESLYLAPNFSEQIALTDASYSKQYIEIGDKKFRVITLGILPEGVTYSAMIHEFTKLPFHFWLSQGIKIEDQKKELERLQLQRRIAHSMASGSKNVSDLESESKLGQIEELIRELLDGSEKLVSMNISVVIWDESIEELDNKTDTLLKAFKALNQSEGLIESFPSLDAFIGSAPGICRGLRDKKVKSSNASHLCPVYGNWQGNSTPVCLIPSRDYSLFALDPFAKELPNWNGLIFGGSGAGKSFTICQLMLQFYGQNPTPKIVWIDNGASSQRLLEVLGGEFIDLNIDSKICLNMFDLNGEKTPSTSKVKLILAALESILKDEDSNGLPKRDKALLEEAIFMTYDKLYGKTPTLSDYKEVLEKHRNPEINKYAEILYSWTGNTAYGRMLDGQSNVTLSKDLITIEMKGLDTYSDLQNVFLLLFTDFIKNEAAKDTSKPYLLIIDEAWKLFETKSGLSFTMEAYRTFRKFNGGIWCISQNYKDFLSNQEIKNAVFPNTSSVFILRQRKIDWEDFQKTMDFTGDETAVVKSLELVKGEYSEFLYMQDERKIVLRLIPDPLSYWVCTTDGFDKAQIEEMKKKFPKLKTIEILKKLAYNDKEAA
- a CDS encoding TrbI/VirB10 family protein; this encodes MFGKVENTAIVKKVDKSLINTDRFQEAEQIVTGSKKIGGGIKAGDQSRSKVKTRSIKRMPNIKLMAKQIISRSDLATYQDAIPTGTNFIGKLISRIDTREQNQFIKVLLPYGGSFKGRSKLPNDTILLGTAKYSGHGKKVFVQFAKAILPTGMEVEINAQALNPDDYSSGILGDYHGTAGVRIATTLGLSMVSGMTEVLTEKKALGESGAVTPKATMKNALYHGVSKVTDMEAARQAQELSAEKPYVTIDAGVDLIISLMAPLNMKKGDL